CGAAGGAAAGATGTGTTATGAGGATTTCGTTTATTTCATTCTGGCTGAAGAAGACAAGTCATCAGAACCTAGTCTAGAGTATTGGTGAGagtgaaacttttttttattgggTGTAGGTGTTTTTTGGTAAGAGTTATGTTTATGATATTAATGTTGATGATGAAGGTTCAAGTGCATAGATTTGGATGCAAATGGTGTCCTGACACGGAATGAGCTGCAATTCTTTTATGAGGAGCAGCTGCATAGAATGGAATGCATGGCGCAAGAGGCGGTGCTTTTTGAGGATATTTTGTGCCAATTATTTGATATGGTCAAACCAGAAGACGAAGGGTACATTTGTCTGAATGATTTGAAGGGCTCTAAACTTTCCggaaatgttttcaatatactTTTCAACCTGAACAAGTTTATGGCGTTTGAAACACGTGATCCCTTCCTCATTCGCCAGGTAAATATGTCCAATAAATATTCCACTATGACCAATTATTTCATATGGTCAAACCCGAAGCCTTATTGATTCGTAATATACATAGGAGCGCGCAAATCCTACATGGACCGAGTGGGATCGTTTTGCTCATAGGGAATACATTAGGCTATCTATGGAAGAAGACGTCGAAGATGCGTCTAACGGAAGTGCTGAAGCATGGGACGACTCGCTTGAGGTCTCCTTTTGAGCGACTTATTATGGTAATTTAATCAACAATTTCCTAAAGCTTTAAAAGAGTGAGGGCTGGTTTAAAAACAATTCGGGTTATGGAATATATGGGGGAACTGAAGCTGAAAGCTATTATTGATACAGTTTTGATTTGGGTCTGGATTCAGTTTGACATAAACAATAATCTCTAAAGAACATTGAGTTTTTACTTAGTATATTTCCCTGTGGGACGTTCAGTTCTGGTTATGGTTTTATTTGGatacttcaaaaataaaaacgcatTTGTTTGTTGATTTGTTGGTTTTTCTTTTCTGAACGAGTCTCAGTTTCACCCTCTAGAAAATGTCAATTCGAAAGTTAGATCAAAACATAATGTCCTCATTTTATCTTACTATCATGTATTATGCACAAGTTTAACTGTAATGAAAAAGAAGATTCATCAAATTGTCAAGTAGATCATCatataatctttatttttattacttatgaTCAACTATTTGCAACCAATATTGATTAACAAAGTCACGGACAGTATTTTGGGAACACTAAAAGTACATTAATATATAAGTCAAAAAATACATTGTATACAAACGAGAAATACAAAATAAGGGACAGAAATTCATTGAAACACTGTACTACAAAAGCTAATCAAACAGCTAAATGTTGAGAAAGCCCGGTTTCAAACTCATGAATTTCCCCTGCTGTTCACTTATCATATTCATCCTTTCAACTTCCCTTTCCCTACCATCTCCAGTTTCTGAGTCATCAtccgagtcatcatcatctGAGTCATCATCATCTAACACGATAATATCCGGACCAAATGTCTTCACATCCGGTCCCTTAAAAGGCGTTTCTGAAACACTATCTGCCGCATACTCATCACTGTCATCCGACAGAATAATTACCTCATCTGGCTTAGAGACACATGCTGGCTTTGACTTGGACACTTTGACCTCTTCATTTGCCTGCATATTCTCAATAGATTGGGGTAATAACCGATTGATCCAAGCTTTTTCTTAATCTCTATGTAAGCATTAGTTATCACCTTGTTCTCACTTCCAAACTTCCTCTTTGAAGGCAAAGCTCCAAAACCACCGCTTTGTTCCTCCGAAACATCCACACTAacctaacaaaaatattataatgtctTTTTGTGTCCTAGATTTGGGAAAAcgacaaataatttataacagaGGTTCACCTTTCCTGAACCATACAAGACTGTGGTCCTGACGCCCCCGATGTCATTTTCAACCTGCAAAAACTTCTTTGAACTCAGAGAAGAAGCTACAACAGCTTCTGTGCATGTTTCCTCAACGGTGCTTTCAATATTATTCTCAAAGACCTAAGCACCCATAGCGAAAGTAGAAAAACAAATCACGATCTCAAGGTTATGCTCCACTAAACTACTAGGAATTTGGATTAGTGACCACCATTCGAACGGTGCGGATTTAGATACTAATAATAAACCTTTATACTTAAAATACTGTCTTTAAAAACTTATCAATTCAATAACGCATTTCAAAAAGCACATACTCCCAACTGAAAccttaaatttcaaaaatacataatttctttccaaaaactctaTAAAACAACACTGCCATAAGCCACCGCAGGACACAAGGGCAAAGATAGATAGATTTTTAGTGTTAATATAAACAGGAAAAAACCCccaaaatagtaataataacaATTCAGAAGAACATAACAAATGTCTTACCGTTCCAGGATGCCATGTTTTTAAGGATTGAACAACTGGCTCGAACGCCGCTGCATTTTGCATTGATCGCCTGATGACACTGATCACCGCGTCAACATTACGCTCGATGTAAGGAAGCTTTGACTTTAACAACCGTCGCAACTTTCCCACATTAATTGGCATCTCTTTcgctattattattattaattaaaacaaatcatGACCTAGTCCAAACCACTTATTTCCAAGATAAAAGAGATCATATCCAAAAAGCTGGATATGTGGAAGTAGAATATCTACCtatttcaagaagagttttgtTTGGTAATACATAACCAGTGCTTTCATCGTCTGCTCGTGCAATCCGATCTCGCCATTCACAAAGCCCCTGCAAGGCAGCAACTACTGTGTAAGCTCCATATGATAATATGATGAAGGGTGCCTTGCGGTATTTGCGCAAGTTGAGAAAATACCGCAACAATGGCAAGTTGAACCGCATTGAAATTAGCTGCCTGAACCCTGAAAATGCCCAAACGGAAACACATACTAGAGATTAGTCTTAGGTAGCTACATCATGCACAGAGGGTAATATCTAACTGGGAACTGCACTTAGATAAAAAGCAGAAAACGATCAAGGGATAATCAAAAACCATGTACAACAGCCAACCAATAAAACTAAAGAGTATATTTTCTTTCAAGAAGAGGACAACAGGCAACAAACCCATTAATGTGAAGATATGAATTCTCAGTCAGAAGCTCTTTCTCATATAGTTGCATGCACACATCATAGCTGCGCTTGTAAACCTGTTAACAGCAGCAATTTCGTCAAAATAATTATCCAAAAAACCAAAGCAGGACACGATGCATCCCCTGAATGCAACGAAATATAGAAGGCAAATCGTAGATAGGATAATACTGGGTAGAAGATCTTGCGAATAGCTAATGATTATCACCTCTACCAGAGGGGAGTCAGGTTTCTCGTCTTCTTTTGCTACTGTGTGCAAATCTACTCGCATCACATCATAAATGTACAAAagataatgtgtatcttctctAGCATATCTGCCACCATATTAAAATGTATGAGCTCTACTCACCCAATGCATAACAATAATAACGAGAGAGCAGAGAATATACTAACCTTGTCATTACATCTGGAAGGGGTCGTATTCTCCAGTCTGCATTTTGGTATCTGCAGGCAATTAGGATAATAGACGTTGAACGAAGAGTGAGAGTGTGCTTAAGAAGAAAGGTTAACAAAGGCTGAATTATGACCCACTGTTTATTTGCAGCAACTCCACAATAATGTTTCAGAAGAAATTCAAGACTCTTTCTCTCCAGCTTTAGCACCCTTGAGGCCTGAGAAATTCAAGAAAATCAACATTCCCACAAAAAGACTGACAGAAAACAAAGAGCAGCGCTGAAGAGTATTTTCGAAACTGAGTGCCTTCTAAGTTCTAACTAAAACTATCATCTCATAGCCACAAGAACGTCAAGAAATTTACTAAATGACCCTGCGCAAATGGGTGAATGCTATTCCAGTGTCGTGATAATGGACATAATAACAAAGGGTCTGaaagattatattttattttctccatTCGTCaacattcaaaatttgttttgctAAGGTGGTTTTATGCGCCTACAAGTAACATGGCTTGCGAAGACAAACTCCAGCAGAAATCAAACCTGTCCTGTGTCAAAGAGATTGCAAACATATATGCCGAAGTCACGTTGAAGCCAAATAATATCTCGATCTGCTCCATGCATAACCtagttaaattaaatttgtttatgtTGCAGTAGTCATATACTAGGGGATCTGTGGAAAGAAACTTTAGGCATTTTGGAGGAAACCTTTTTCTTTTTAGGGTCTTTGAAAATATCCCTGAGATATGTACCAATGTGATCCCAAAGCTTGAATGTATCGACTATATAATCCTCCGTTCTGGTAGATATTTGCATCAAGCATGTTAATCCTTGAAAAGACCTATACTGATTATGCTCCAGATCAacctacaaaacaaacaaaaacaatgaaaCTTCAGGTTAAGCATGATCTATCAAAGAGAACCAGCATCACTAACTCATCACTTCTGTCTGTCAATGTAACAAATGTAGTGGGGACAGAGACATATAGGGGAAACTATAAATGTCCGTTACTAAAACTGACTAGCATACTGATAGTTCACATCCATTTTAGTTTTCTTATAGTTTGACCAAAACTCATAGCATAATCAAACTCTTACAGCCTCCACTGCATTGcacatttctttttattatagaaaaaaaaaagagaaagaacgAAAAACAGAGGAAGGTATTTACAGCAAACTCATCAACACTAGACAACTTCGCAGCTAAATCCTTCAGATCATTGATTTCTTCAACAAGCGTGAATGGAATTCCTTCCAAAGAGAGGGGTTCAACAGGTTTCATCTCTGATATATCTTTATCAACAAAGTCCATCACTGAAAGTTTCTCCTGCAAACACATatcaaaagagaagagaagatcaAAGATTACAATTCTGGATGTTTAGATTAGaaaaactacttttttttttttttagtctcCAGATATTAACTAACCAGTGGATGAATAAAGCCTAGATTGTTCTCCTTCTTCTCCAACCAAACATGCTCAAACGGTACATTTGCGTTGTTCACCAAAATCTTATACTCCTCCTGAGGCTTCTTTATAGTTGCTATATGAAACGAAACCTTTGCCTTTCCATGTACCGGATCAGTTTCCTTCTTCATTGTGTCTTCCAAATCCAAATCAATTCTCTGGAGAACTTCATCGTTCAGGTTAACAAGCCAGTCATACGCATCATCACCTGAATATCTCATCGGTTTCCCACAGAAGCCACCGATCGTCTCAAGAACACACTGCGAGGTCCCTGAAATCTCATCAATCCGAAGCTTGAACTCATCGAAATTGCAGAGAAAATGGAAATCCTTATTAGCTGGAATTGCAAGACAAGTAGAAGATAGCTTCGAGAGATTCTCCGGGAGAGAACCACCGATCAACGCCTCCAGGGATTTCAGCCCCGGGGAATCGTCGGCTGCCATGCTTTATTGTCGCCACAGGAGGAAGAAATTCTATTCAGTAGAAAATTAACCACTcttttctatcttttttttttttttttttttactcaagttaatatttatatataaacgaAACCGACAATACATCTTCATAAGTTCAAAGATGACATTCTATCTGGATCACAAAAACCAATTAGCCTCTAACCACTACCAAGAGCACTAAATCTCCCAAAAAACTTCATCCTCCAgaataaccaaacaaaatataCCCCTTCTACTCTAATTAGCCAGAGATACTTCTTTCATTTACAAAGAACTTGTCCAGCCACCGAGGATGACCTGAGGCAACATAGGACTGTGTTAACCCAAGGTTAACCACACTTTGTGCAATGAAAGAAGCACATCTAACCGAAGCCAAAGTCTCCACTTTCAATTCCCACTGTACAAAAACCTGCAACTCCTTCCTTAGATCCGAAGCTTCAAACTGCAGAGCCGGCCACAACCAAGGCTTAACTACCGCTTCAGCCAAGTCCTCAAAGGTAGATGAGAAGATCACCTTCTGATATTTAAGACTTCTCATACTTTCCACCGCCTATAGAGATAATTGGAGCTTAGCCTCCAATAATGTCGAAACCGCTGGGAAAGCTCTTCTACTGTGCTGTAGGACTCTGCCAACATCATTTCTAACAATCCAAGCCGCACCTGTGCAAGAGCTCTCTTTAGACCACTCCATTCCTATCTCACATTTCACCCATCCTTTTGGAGGCGCAACGAAAGGAGGGCCGACTTCAGGCGTGCATACTACCTCCTCCAACTCCATTCTTCCCTCTATCTGTTGAGCCAAGAACTATTCATCAGCTTCTTTATACGCTTTGCTCGCAATATCTTCCGGTGTTAAGCTTTTTCCTTCAAAAAGAAAACCATTTCTATGCTTCCAAAGATACCATAGGATCCAAGGCCAAACTCTTGAGATCTTAGGATCAACATTCACCCTCTTCCTCATCGACAGCATATAAGAGGTATTCTCATAAATGGATCTCTCCAACCATCCTCTCGGTCGCGTAGGAAAATCTGAAAGCGCCCATGTCTGTCTCGCAATATCACACTGGAACAGAACATGATTGGTAGATTCACCTTCTCTGCCACAGACCTGACACCTTTCATCACATTTCATACCTCTCGCAAGAAGAAGCTCTGAAACCGGGCGAGCATCCGACAAAGCCTTCCACAAGAACAGTCTTATCTTGGGCGAGGTATGCACTTTCCAACATTGCATTTTTAGATCATTTAGGGAGGGCTTCGCTTCAGCCATTACCCGCAGCTCCTTGTTCTTCTCGTTTGACGCCAGCCAGTAACCTGATTTGACAGTATAGGCACCAGACCTATTAAACTTCCACACCCAAAAGTCCTCTTTCGTAACAACCGGTTGGTTCCTCAGCAGCACTTCAATATCCGAAGGGACAAAGATTTCTTCCAATGCTCGGTGATTCCATCTTCTCGCTTGAAAGTCAATCAGGCTCCTAGCTTTAAGATTAAGATCAAACGTGCAGTTTTTGATCCAAGGAGCTCGAAGCCCATACCCATCTCGCTCATCTTCAAACCACTTATCACGCCAAACATTGATTGAGTTCCCATCCCCTACTCTCTTTCGAAGCCCCTTCACCAGCAGATCTCTCCCAAACAGCAAGCTCCTCCACCCATAAGACGGACGGTTTCCAAGTTTTGCTTCTAAAAAATCAACGTCAGGGAAATATCTGCTTTTCAGAAACTGAGCCAGAAGGCAATGCGGTGCAGATAACACTTTCCACGCCTGTTTAGCAAGAAGCGCTTGGTTAAAAGCCTCAAAATCTCTGAAACCCATACCTCCGATTTCTTTTGGCAGACACAGCTTGTCCCATGCAATCCAATGAACCTTTCTCTTATGAAGGTCAGACCCCCACCAGAAATCAGCCATAACTGAAACAATCTTAGCACAAACTGTCTTCGGGAGTTTATAAACTGACATGGCAAAGACCGGCATGGCAGAAGCGGCAACTTTGAGAAGAATCTCCTTGCCACCTTGAGAAAGCTTCCTTAGATACCAAGCATTGAGCCGAGAAGTGACTCGTTCTCTTAAATAACCCAAAAGGTCAACTTTAGAGCCACTGAAGCACTCCGGGAGCCCGAGGTATTTGGAGGAACCTCCTTCATTAAAGATTCCCAGCACCTGAGATATAGAATCTCTCTCCTCCTGTCCCACCAATCTACCAAAGGAGATCGCAGACTTCTGCACATTTATTGCTTGACCCGTAGCTTTTTCATAGATCCGCAAGACATCATGAAGCACCCGCGATTGTGACACTGAAGCCTTGCACATAAAGAGGCTGTCGTCCGCAAAAAGGAGATGATGGATAGATGGACCATGCTCTGAGAACCGCACACCACAGAGCTGTTGATCCCTTTCTGCCTTGTTTAACATATGAGTTAACCCTTCCGTACACAACACAAAAAGGAACGGGGATAGAGGATCCCCCTGGCGAATCCCTCGTTGCGGTTTTATGAGGCCAAAAGGTTGATCATTAATCAACACCGCAAAGGAAACTGAGGACACACACGCCAGAACAAGACCAACCCATTTTTGATCAAACCCAAGAGCTTCCAGCAGTCTCCTCAAATAACTCCATTCAATCCTATCATAAGCCTTGGA
The Brassica napus cultivar Da-Ae chromosome A1, Da-Ae, whole genome shotgun sequence DNA segment above includes these coding regions:
- the LOC106411655 gene encoding protein RRP6-like 1 isoform X3, with amino-acid sequence MAADDSPGLKSLEALIGGSLPENLSKLSSTCLAIPANKDFHFLCNFDEFKLRIDEISGTSQCVLETIGGFCGKPMRYSGDDAYDWLVNLNDEVLQRIDLDLEDTMKKETDPVHGKAKVSFHIATIKKPQEEYKILVNNANVPFEHVWLEKKENNLGFIHPLEKLSVMDFVDKDISEMKPVEPLSLEGIPFTLVEEINDLKDLAAKLSSVDEFAVDLEHNQYRSFQGLTCLMQISTRTEDYIVDTFKLWDHIGTYLRDIFKDPKKKKVMHGADRDIIWLQRDFGIYVCNLFDTGQASRVLKLERKSLEFLLKHYCGVAANKQWVIIQPLLTFLLKHTLTLRSTSIILIACRYQNADWRIRPLPDVMTRYAREDTHYLLYIYDVMRVDLHTVAKEDEKPDSPLVEVYKRSYDVCMQLYEKELLTENSYLHINGVQAANFNAVQLAIVAGLCEWRDRIARADDESTGYVLPNKTLLEIAKEMPINVGKLRRLLKSKLPYIERNVDAVISVIRRSMQNAAAFEPVVQSLKTWHPGTVENDIGGVRTTVLYGSGKVSVDVSEEQSGGFGALPSKRKFGSENKANEEVKVSKSKPACVSKPDEVIILSDDSDEYAADSVSETPFKGPDVKTFGPDIIVLDDDDSDDDDSDDDSETGDGREREVERMNMISEQQGKFMSLKPGFLNI
- the LOC106411655 gene encoding protein RRP6-like 1 isoform X1 is translated as MAADDSPGLKSLEALIGGSLPENLSKLSSTCLAIPANKDFHFLCNFDEFKLRIDEISGTSQCVLETIGGFCGKPMRYSGDDAYDWLVNLNDEVLQRIDLDLEDTMKKETDPVHGKAKVSFHIATIKKPQEEYKILVNNANVPFEHVWLEKKENNLGFIHPLEKLSVMDFVDKDISEMKPVEPLSLEGIPFTLVEEINDLKDLAAKLSSVDEFAVDLEHNQYRSFQGLTCLMQISTRTEDYIVDTFKLWDHIGTYLRDIFKDPKKKKVMHGADRDIIWLQRDFGIYVCNLFDTGQASRVLKLERKSLEFLLKHYCGVAANKQWVIIQPLLTFLLKHTLTLRSTSIILIACRYQNADWRIRPLPDVMTRYAREDTHYLLYIYDVMRVDLHTVAKEDEKPDSPLVEVYKRSYDVCMQLYEKELLTENSYLHINGVQAANFNAVQLAIVAGLCEWRDRIARADDESTGYVLPNKTLLEIAKEMPINVGKLRRLLKSKLPYIERNVDAVISVIRRSMQNAAAFEPVVQSLKTWHPGTVFENNIESTVEETCTEAVVASSLSSKKFLQVENDIGGVRTTVLYGSGKVSVDVSEEQSGGFGALPSKRKFGSENKANEEVKVSKSKPACVSKPDEVIILSDDSDEYAADSVSETPFKGPDVKTFGPDIIVLDDDDSDDDDSDDDSETGDGREREVERMNMISEQQGKFMSLKPGFLNI
- the LOC106411655 gene encoding protein RRP6-like 1 isoform X2, yielding MAADDSPGLKSLEALIGGSLPENLSKLSSTCLAIPANKDFHFLCNFDEFKLRIDEISGTSQCVLETIGGFCGKPMRYSGDDAYDWLVNLNDEVLQRIDLDLEDTMKKETDPVHGKAKVSFHIATIKKPQEEYKILVNNANVPFEHVWLEKKENNLGFIHPLEKLSVMDFVDKDISEMKPVEPLSLEGIPFTLVEEINDLKDLAAKLSSVDEFAVDLEHNQYRSFQGLTCLMQISTRTEDYIVDTFKLWDHIGTYLRDIFKDPKKKKVMHGADRDIIWLQRDFGIYVCNLFDTGQASRVLKLERKSLEFLLKHYCGVAANKQYQNADWRIRPLPDVMTRYAREDTHYLLYIYDVMRVDLHTVAKEDEKPDSPLVEVYKRSYDVCMQLYEKELLTENSYLHINGVQAANFNAVQLAIVAGLCEWRDRIARADDESTGYVLPNKTLLEIAKEMPINVGKLRRLLKSKLPYIERNVDAVISVIRRSMQNAAAFEPVVQSLKTWHPGTVFENNIESTVEETCTEAVVASSLSSKKFLQVENDIGGVRTTVLYGSGKVSVDVSEEQSGGFGALPSKRKFGSENKANEEVKVSKSKPACVSKPDEVIILSDDSDEYAADSVSETPFKGPDVKTFGPDIIVLDDDDSDDDDSDDDSETGDGREREVERMNMISEQQGKFMSLKPGFLNI
- the LOC106411655 gene encoding protein RRP6-like 2 isoform X5, which encodes MAADDSPGLKSLEALIGGSLPENLSKLSSTCLAIPANKDFHFLCNFDEFKLRIDEISGTSQCVLETIGGFCGKPMRYSGDDAYDWLVNLNDEVLQRIDLDLEDTMKKETDPVHGKAKVSFHIATIKKPQEEYKILVNNANVPFEHVWLEKKENNLGFIHPLEKLSVMDFVDKDISEMKPVEPLSLEGIPFTLVEEINDLKDLAAKLSSVDEFAVDLEHNQYRSFQGLTCLMQISTRTEDYIVDTFKLWDHIGTYLRDIFKDPKKKKVMHGADRDIIWLQRDFGIYVCNLFDTGQASRVLKLERKSLEFLLKHYCGVAANKQYQNADWRIRPLPDVMTRYAREDTHYLLYIYDVMRVDLHTVAKEDEKPDSPLVEVYKRSYDVCMQLYEKELLTENSYLHINGVQAANFNAVQLAIVAGLCEWRDRIARADDESTGYVLPNKTLLEIAKEMPINVGKLRRLLKSKLPYIERNVDAVISVIRRSMQNAAAFEPVVQSLKTWHPGTVENDIGGVRTTVLYGSGKVSVDVSEEQSGGFGALPSKRKFGSENKVITNAYIEIKKKLGSIGYYPNLLRICRQMKRSKCPSQSQHVSLSQMR
- the LOC106411655 gene encoding protein RRP6-like 2 isoform X6 — translated: MAADDSPGLKSLEALIGGSLPENLSKLSSTCLAIPANKDFHFLCNFDEFKLRIDEISGTSQCVLETIGGFCGKPMRYSGDDAYDWLVNLNDEVLQRIDLDLEDTMKKETDPVHGKAKVSFHIATIKKPQEEYKILVNNANVPFEHVWLEKKENNLGFIHPLEKLSVMDFVDKDISEMKPVEPLSLEGIPFTLVEEINDLKDLAAKLSSVDEFAVDLEHNQYRSFQGLTCLMQISTRTEDYIVDTFKLWDHIGTYLRDIFKDPKKKKVMHGADRDIIWLQRDFGIYVCNLFDTGQASRVLKLERKSLEFLLKHYCGVAANKQWVIIQPLLTFLLKHTLTLRSTSIILIACRYQNADWRIRPLPDVMTRYAREDTHYLLYIYDVMRVDLHTVAKEDEKPDSPLVEVYKRSYDVCMQLYEKELLTENSYLHINGVQAANFNAVQLAIVAGLCEWRDRIARADDESTGYVLPNKTLLEIAKEMPINVGKLRRLLKSKLPYIERNVDAVISVIRRSMQNAAAFEPVVQSLKTWHPGTVENDIGGVRTTVLYGSGKCGCFGGTKRWFWSFAFKEEVWK
- the LOC106411655 gene encoding protein RRP6-like 2 isoform X4, translating into MAADDSPGLKSLEALIGGSLPENLSKLSSTCLAIPANKDFHFLCNFDEFKLRIDEISGTSQCVLETIGGFCGKPMRYSGDDAYDWLVNLNDEVLQRIDLDLEDTMKKETDPVHGKAKVSFHIATIKKPQEEYKILVNNANVPFEHVWLEKKENNLGFIHPLEKLSVMDFVDKDISEMKPVEPLSLEGIPFTLVEEINDLKDLAAKLSSVDEFAVDLEHNQYRSFQGLTCLMQISTRTEDYIVDTFKLWDHIGTYLRDIFKDPKKKKVMHGADRDIIWLQRDFGIYVCNLFDTGQASRVLKLERKSLEFLLKHYCGVAANKQWVIIQPLLTFLLKHTLTLRSTSIILIACRYQNADWRIRPLPDVMTRYAREDTHYLLYIYDVMRVDLHTVAKEDEKPDSPLVEVYKRSYDVCMQLYEKELLTENSYLHINGVQAANFNAVQLAIVAGLCEWRDRIARADDESTGYVLPNKTLLEIAKEMPINVGKLRRLLKSKLPYIERNVDAVISVIRRSMQNAAAFEPVVQSLKTWHPGTVFENNIESTVEETCTEAVVASSLSSKKFLQVENDIGGVRTTVLYGSGKCGCFGGTKRWFWSFAFKEEVWK